One genomic segment of Nothobranchius furzeri strain GRZ-AD chromosome 10, NfurGRZ-RIMD1, whole genome shotgun sequence includes these proteins:
- the fez1 gene encoding fasciculation and elongation protein zeta-1 produces the protein MMEAPIVCLDEEFEDLRPCRMDELDHLALNHSSYSSTTTVPLLPINREDFSELENFSEMMSFKSMEDLVNQFDEKLNVCFHNYNTKTEGLAPIRSQSHNQEDEEQLQDEDVWGALTDNYISTWDSPNSDGHNGNLSDEEIQEKQEEMNVKNEKVNCLNEEPLITADQVIEEIVEMMENSPDPVETEEDDDEESSHCSSRINPSLIEEIRQLSEASNNNCSHEGLSLMSDPSLAELLQRVESAICEYSEELVNQLARRDELEFEKEVKNTFITALMEVQNRQKEQRESGKRRCQNKTLSLQGAGTGSTNGGSCGLTGGSEKTSTMPVKRFSMEGLSNILQTGIRQTFGVPGTEKQYLNTVIPYEKKAIPPSVDDLQVLTKILYAMKEDSEKVPTLLTDYILKVLCPT, from the exons ATGATGGAAGCCCCTATTGTGTGCTTGGATGAGGAGTTTGAAGACCTCCGACCCTGTCGGATGGATGAGCTGGACCATCTTGCTCTCAACCACTCCTCTTACTCTTCCACCACCACGGTCCCTCTCCTCCCCATCAACCGTGAAGACTTCTCAGAGCTAGAAAACTTTTCTGAGATGATGAGCTTCAAATCAATGGAGGACCTGGTCAATCAGTTTGACGAGAAGCTCAATGTCTGCTTCCACAACTACAACACCAAGACGGAGGGCTTGGCTCCCATTCGCAGTCAGTCCCACAACCAGGAGGATGAGGAGCAGCTGCAGGATGAAGA TGTGTGGGGCGCCCTAACTGACAACTACATCTCCACATGGGACAGCCCCAACTCTGATGGACACAATGGAAATCTTTCAGACGAGGAG ATTCAAGAAAAACAGGAGGAGATGAATGTGAAGAATGAGAAAGTCAACTGCCTGAATGAAGAACCTCTCATCACAGCAGATCAG GTGATTGAGGAGATCGTGGAGATGATGGAGAACTCACCAGATCCTGTTGAAacagaggaagatgatgatgaggagagcagccactgctcctccaggatTAACCCCTCCTTGATAGAGGAGATTAGACAGCTGTCAGAAGCTTCCAACAACAACTGCTCCCATGAAG GTCTGAGTTTGATGTCTGATCCATCACTTGCTGAGCTGCTGCAGCGGGTGGAGTCTGCTATCTGTGAGTACTCAGAGGAGCTGGTCAACCAACTGGCACGTCGAGATGAGCTGGAGTTTGAAAAAGAGGTGAAGAACACATTCATAACAGCACTAATGGAGGTGCAGAACAGGCAGAAGGAGCAACGAGAGAGCGGAAAACGCAGATGTCAAAACAAGACCCTCAGCCTGCAAGGGGCAGGAACAGGGTCCACCAACGGGGGGAGCTGTGGATTGACTGGAGGCTCAGAGAAGACAAGCACCATGCCTGTCAAG cgtttcagcatgGAGGGCCTGTCCAACATTCTGCAGACTGGCATTAGACAGACCTTTGGAGTCCCGGGAACAGAGAAGCAG TATCTAAACACTGTGATTCCATATGAGAAGAAAGCCATCCCTCCATCTGTTGATGACCTGCAGGTGCTCACAAAAA TTCTCTATGCTATGAAGGAGGACAGCGAGAAGGTGCCCACACTGCTGACTGATTACATATTAAAAG TCCTCTGCCCAACTTGA
- the cfap58 gene encoding cilia- and flagella-associated protein 58 has protein sequence MSTFTGTDRTKSKLTADFQMEEFTSKGSSESLEEFQLVVNELAGDKSMDRIRMEYEKLLSALKKSRDSEKILMLKCRELNAEIVSASKAAAALKLSQEDQAALKPLKMELDEAWKMVATAHDKQEKDSETLKNLKEDISNLTKTTFQQPESSEDHHDLIIMVQDLTNERDQLETMVEGLKEKLNQAVTTHQELQEQREKAFQNISQLQQELQVQQNEISRETRTKEKLVKEVKQLHADMENKMADNRVLGLQSQKVKEEKQKLEQQLTELKMLQERSIRDLEQLQMKNAKLQQECEHLSSAKERLSLENQQTANKLKVREEEVSLMHQEVAKQTKMRKVLQKKLHQVEDQKAEADVQKERLKAHTAALEKDLESFRNQMGSDKKARDEMIRERDLLHKNMIRAVQSTEKQQSLVKVLEQDKKVLENEISAYIKEAQMQRKAIHQLEKERDHYINETNSLMQRVQQNIRDAEVREMEVFDWRKKVTEAESKVKQQENLLESVVSERNLYSRNLTETQEEIAEMKRKMKIMTNQVTQLKYEIIGKEEAIAKDQQENKHLRKSSEALKEELQETKLQLDKTRQIVDSQKAEEQNLQKVIANIKSEQIQQNKQLEKLMREQESLSKQLLQRNNERALLYEKIKIQQSVLSNGDFHYNQRLEDIRLLKMEIKQLNQKKTIIDKSLPNTEKLRTELFHLQKELLREKARSSILEEQLKPINIHRWRRLEGSDPGKYQLIQKIQSLQKRLIVKTQELEERELLLQEKEKLYVELKHVLARRPGPEAAEQLQRYQWTIRDRTKKLKALTAELLILDLRMKEFKSENQRLENELANVKYLHQKKALQCTKRLDQSGSNGSSLPRLRF, from the exons ATGTCAACATTTACCGGGACGGACAGGACGAAGAGCAAGCTCACTGCTGATTTCCAAATGGAG GAATTTACAAGCAAGGGCTCTTCTGAGTCCTTGGAAGAGTTCCAGCTTGTCGTAAATGAGCTGGCTGGGGACAAGAGCATGGACAGGATACGGATGGAGTATGAAAAACTCCTCTCTGCACTGAAGAAGTCTCGGGACAGCGAGAAAATCCTCATGCTTAAATGCAGGGAGCTGAATGCAGAGATTGTGTCTGCCTCTAAAGCAGCTGCTGCCCTGAAACTCTCCCAGGAAGACCAGGCGGCATTAAAGCCACTAAAGATG GAACTGGATGAAGCTTGGAAAATGGTTGCTACTGCTCACGATAAACAGGAGAAAGACAGCGAGACCTTGAAGAATTTGAAAGAAGACATTTCTAACCTGACAAAGACGACATTCCAACAGCCGGAATCTTCTGAGGACCATCA TGATTTAATTATCATGGTTCAAGACTTGACAAATGAAAGGGATCAGCTGGAAACAATGGTGGAAGGTCTAAAAGAGAAACTAAACCAGGCAGTCACAACCCACCAAGAGTTACAGGAACAACGAGAGAAGGCCTTTCAGAACATTTCTCAG CTGCAGCAGGAGCTTCAGGTACAGCAGAATGAGATTTCCAGAGAGACGAGAACAAAGGAGAAGCTGGTCAAAGAGGTGAAGCAGCTGCACGCTGACATGGAGAACAAGATGGCCGATAACAGAGTTTTGGGTCTACAGAGCCAGAAGGTCAAAGAGGAGAAGCAGAAACTAGAGCAACAGCTGACGGAGCTGAAG ATGTTACAGGAGCGATCCATCAGGGATCTGGAGCAACTACAGATGAAGAACGCCAAGCTGCAGCAGGAATGTGAGCACCTCTCTTCAGCCAAAGAGCGTCTATCTCTGGAAAATCAGCAGACTGCTAACAAGCTGAAG GTGAGAGAAGAAGAGGTCAGTCTGATGCATCAGGAGGTTGCTAAACAAACCAAGATGAGGAAAGTCCTCCAGAAGAAGCTCCACCAAGTGGAAGATCAAAAAGCTGAAGCAGACGTGCAGAAGGAGAGACTGAAAGCACACACTGCTGCTTTAGAGAAAG ATCTCGAATCTTTCCGAAACCAAATGGGGTCAGACAAAAAGGCCAGAGATGAAATGATCCGAGAAAGGGACCTCTTACACAAG AACATGATCAGAGCTGTGCAGTCAACTGAGAAGCAGCAGAGCCTGGTTAAGGTTCTGGAGCAGGACAAGAAGGTCTTGGAGAACGAGATCAGCGCCTACATCAAAGAGGCCCAAATGCAGCGCAAAGCCATCCATCAGCTGGAAAAAGAGCGAGACCACTACATCAACGAAACCAACAGCCTCATGCAGAGG GTGCAACAGAATATCAGAGATGCTGAAGTCAGAGAGATGGAGGTTTTTGATTGGAGGAAGAAAGTCACGGAGGCGGAGTCAAAGGTGAAGCAGCAAGAAAACCTCCTGGAATCAGTCGTCTCAGAAAGAAACCTCTACAGCAGAAACCTTACTGAGACTCAG GAGGAGATTGCAGAGATGAAAAGAAAGATGAAGATAATGACCAACCAAGTCACGCAGCTTAAGTATGAGATCATTGGGAAGGAGGAGGCCATCGCTAAAGATCAGCAGGAGAACAAGCATTTACGGAAGAGCAGTGAGGCTCTAAAG GAAGAGCTGCAAGAAACAAAGCTGCAGCTGGATAAAACAAGGCAGATCGTTGACAGCCAAAAAGCAGAAGAGCAAAATCTGCAGAAGGTGATCGCCAACATTAAGAGTGAACAAATCCAACAAAACAAGCAACTGGAAAAG CTAATGAGGGAGCAGGAAAGTCTCAGCAAACAGCTGCTACAGCGTAATAATGAACGTGCTCTGCTGTACGAGAAGATCAAAATCCAGCAGTCAGTCCTGAGCAACGGGGACTTCCATTATAATCAAAGGCTGGAGGACATCCGTCTGCTCAAGATGGAGATCAAACAGCTCAACCAAAAGAAGACCATTATAGACAAGAGTCTGCCCAACACGGAAAAGCTGAG GACAGAACTGTTCCACCTGCAGAAAGAGCTGCTCAGAGAAAAAGCAAGGAGCAGCATCCTGGAAGAGCAGCTGAAGCCCATAAATATTCACAGATGGAGGCGGCTGGAG GGCAGCGATCCTGGGAAATACCAGCTCATCCAGAAGATTCAGTCATTACAAAAGAGACTGATAGTCAAGACCCAGGAGCTTGAAGAGCGAGAACTTTTGCTGCAG GAAAAGGAAAAGCTTTACGTGGAGCTGAAGCACGTTTTGGCCAGGCGACCTGGTCCAGAAGCAGCTGAACAGCTCCAACGGTACCAGTGGACCATCAGAGACCGAACCAAAAAACTTAAG GCGCTGACGGCAGAGCTGCTGATTCTTGACTTGAGGATGAAGGAGTTCAAGAGTGAGAATCAAAGACTGGAGAATGAGCTGGCTAATGTAAAGTATCTCCATCAGAAAAAAGCTCTACAG TGCACAAAGCGCCTGGACCAAAGTGGATCTAATGGAAGCTCCCTGCCCCGGCTCAGGTTTTAG